One genomic window of Streptomyces sp. NBC_01498 includes the following:
- a CDS encoding sodium:solute symporter family protein — translation MNSLDWTVLIGYFGVMVAIGVWSHKRVGDVHDYFTAGGKMPWWLSGISHHMSGYSAVMFTGYAAIAYTYGVTSYVTWSFPIAIGIAIGAKLFAPRLNRVRSRLRVSSPLEYLKNRYNLPTQQALAWSGVLLKIVDVGAKWAAIATLLSVFTGVSLNTGILITGAVTAVYCTVGGLWADALTELGQFIIQFVAGIAMLVAVLAELGGFSSLWKVWDEPELQGHTEPLAGPYMMVFLIAYLFIKTFEYNGGMWNQAQRYMATDSAASATRSGALSAVLWLLWPLVLFFPMWVAPVLIDTDVPADSYALMAEQLLPHGLLGLVIVGFFSHTMAMCSSDANAIAAVVTRDIMPAVSRRVREWDTRAGLLAARWTTLLFLGLSMAVATQVNSPFFGDIITVVIKWVAGLMGPIAIPLMLGLLPWFRRSGPTAALVSWGVGLVTFWLVNYPISWNVEGGVPLQYQVSIPLAVSLVLYVAIGYLKPEDTPERDAVLEKINNDDDGSDALAAAVAVPAPGAPGDTKPHRREGADG, via the coding sequence ATGAACAGTCTCGACTGGACCGTGCTCATCGGATACTTCGGTGTGATGGTCGCGATCGGCGTCTGGTCCCACAAGCGCGTGGGCGACGTCCACGACTACTTCACGGCCGGCGGCAAGATGCCCTGGTGGCTGTCCGGGATCTCGCACCACATGTCCGGCTACAGCGCGGTCATGTTCACCGGATACGCCGCCATCGCGTACACCTACGGCGTCACCTCGTACGTCACCTGGTCGTTCCCCATCGCCATCGGCATCGCGATCGGCGCCAAACTCTTCGCTCCCCGCCTCAACCGGGTGCGCTCGCGGCTGCGGGTCTCCTCACCGCTGGAGTATCTGAAGAACCGTTACAACCTGCCCACCCAGCAGGCCCTCGCCTGGTCCGGCGTGCTGCTGAAGATCGTGGACGTCGGCGCCAAGTGGGCGGCCATCGCCACCCTGTTGTCCGTCTTCACCGGTGTCTCGCTCAACACGGGCATCCTGATCACGGGCGCGGTCACCGCCGTCTACTGCACCGTCGGCGGGCTGTGGGCCGACGCGCTCACCGAACTGGGGCAGTTCATCATCCAGTTCGTCGCCGGTATCGCGATGCTGGTCGCCGTCCTGGCGGAGCTGGGCGGCTTCAGCAGTCTGTGGAAGGTCTGGGACGAGCCCGAACTCCAGGGCCACACCGAGCCGTTGGCCGGGCCGTACATGATGGTCTTCCTGATCGCGTATCTGTTCATCAAGACCTTCGAGTACAACGGCGGCATGTGGAACCAGGCGCAGCGCTACATGGCGACCGACTCCGCCGCGTCCGCCACCCGTTCCGGCGCGCTGTCGGCCGTGCTGTGGCTGCTCTGGCCGCTGGTGCTGTTCTTCCCGATGTGGGTGGCGCCGGTCCTCATCGACACGGACGTGCCGGCCGACAGTTACGCGCTGATGGCCGAACAGCTCCTGCCGCACGGCCTGTTGGGCCTGGTCATCGTCGGCTTCTTCTCGCACACGATGGCCATGTGCTCGTCGGACGCCAACGCCATCGCGGCGGTCGTGACCCGCGACATCATGCCCGCCGTCTCCCGCCGGGTACGGGAGTGGGACACCCGGGCCGGGCTGCTGGCGGCCCGCTGGACGACGCTGCTCTTCCTCGGGCTGTCGATGGCCGTCGCGACGCAGGTCAACTCGCCCTTCTTCGGCGACATCATCACCGTCGTGATCAAGTGGGTGGCCGGTCTGATGGGCCCGATCGCGATCCCGCTGATGCTCGGCCTGCTGCCCTGGTTCCGCAGGAGCGGCCCGACGGCCGCGCTGGTCAGCTGGGGCGTCGGTCTGGTCACCTTCTGGCTGGTCAACTACCCGATCAGCTGGAACGTGGAGGGCGGGGTGCCGCTCCAGTACCAGGTGTCGATCCCGCTCGCCGTCTCGCTCGTCCTGTACGTGGCGATCGGCTACCTCAAGCCGGAGGACACCCCGGAGCGGGACGCCGTACTGGAGAAGATCAACAACGACGACGACGGTTCGGACGCGCTCGCGGCGGCCGTCGCCGTCCCGGCGCCCGGTGCGCCGGGCGACACGAAGCCGCACCGCCGCGAGGGCGCGGACGGCTGA
- a CDS encoding DUF397 domain-containing protein → MAIIQGATDTWTKSSYSGGNGACVEVRSPVVRAVAVRDSKAPQGPSITFVPGSWNTFVREMNQGAFHLG, encoded by the coding sequence ATGGCAATTATTCAGGGCGCCACGGACACCTGGACCAAGTCCTCGTACTCCGGCGGAAACGGCGCGTGCGTCGAGGTCAGGTCTCCCGTCGTGCGGGCCGTCGCCGTGCGGGACTCCAAGGCCCCGCAGGGCCCGTCGATCACCTTCGTCCCGGGATCGTGGAACACGTTCGTGCGTGAGATGAACCAGGGCGCCTTCCACCTCGGCTGA